In one Euzebya rosea genomic region, the following are encoded:
- a CDS encoding serine hydrolase domain-containing protein: protein MPRLSTPDLQHRLDRMVAEGDMPGAQLAVLDGGEVTTVASGVLNANTGQPATTTSLFQIGSIGKLWTATAAMQLVRDGVLDLDEPIGTHLPGLSVGDEDTSAKVTMRHLLTHTSGIEGDVFDDTGSNDDALERYVDLLGTLRPVHALGETWSYCNAGFGIAGLLIARHAGTTFEQAIRDRVVAPLGIERFAWNADEAILLGAAVGHVPGPEGTPVVTPTYSFPRNAAPAGLVTTTAADLLAFAAAHLDDGGPLLSRELAVEMRTPQVDCPSHIADRWGLGWMIHDWDGTTVVGHSGATIGQAAELLVVPEQGTAVALLVNGPRGRSDHELLSGVLADLSGVELPPIPTPTTGPVTDPERYVGHYARLGVDLVVARDGDDLTLTTDLSGPLADIPGEQSTTTRLYPTDVAGRLLARLPGRDDLYTPVILHGEDPERPSFLHMGARAHVRADPGA, encoded by the coding sequence GTGCCCCGCCTGTCCACCCCAGACCTGCAGCATCGACTCGACCGGATGGTCGCGGAGGGGGACATGCCTGGGGCGCAGCTCGCCGTGCTGGACGGGGGCGAGGTCACGACGGTCGCCAGCGGGGTCCTCAACGCCAACACCGGGCAGCCGGCAACCACCACGTCGCTGTTCCAGATCGGCTCGATCGGCAAGCTGTGGACCGCCACCGCCGCCATGCAGCTGGTGCGGGACGGCGTGCTCGACCTCGACGAGCCGATCGGCACCCACCTGCCGGGCCTGTCGGTCGGTGACGAGGACACCTCGGCGAAGGTGACGATGCGCCACCTGCTGACGCACACGTCGGGGATCGAGGGCGACGTCTTCGACGACACCGGCAGCAACGACGACGCCCTCGAGCGCTACGTCGACCTGCTGGGCACCCTCCGCCCGGTCCACGCGCTCGGCGAGACCTGGTCGTACTGCAACGCCGGCTTTGGCATCGCGGGGCTGCTGATCGCTCGGCATGCGGGGACGACGTTCGAGCAGGCGATCCGTGACCGGGTCGTGGCGCCGCTCGGCATCGAGCGGTTCGCGTGGAACGCCGACGAGGCGATCCTCCTGGGGGCGGCGGTCGGCCACGTCCCCGGACCCGAGGGCACCCCCGTGGTCACCCCCACCTACAGCTTCCCGCGCAACGCCGCGCCCGCGGGACTCGTCACGACGACCGCCGCCGACCTGCTGGCGTTCGCCGCCGCACACCTCGACGACGGCGGCCCGCTGCTGTCCCGCGAGCTGGCCGTCGAGATGCGCACCCCGCAGGTCGACTGCCCGTCCCACATCGCCGACCGGTGGGGCCTCGGATGGATGATCCACGACTGGGACGGCACCACCGTGGTCGGCCACAGCGGTGCAACGATCGGCCAGGCCGCGGAGCTCCTCGTGGTCCCCGAGCAGGGGACCGCCGTCGCGCTGCTCGTCAACGGCCCGCGCGGACGGTCCGATCACGAGCTGCTGTCCGGCGTGCTGGCCGACCTGTCCGGCGTCGAGCTGCCGCCAATCCCGACCCCGACGACCGGCCCGGTGACGGACCCCGAGCGGTACGTCGGCCACTACGCACGGCTGGGCGTCGACCTCGTCGTGGCCCGCGACGGCGACGACCTGACCCTCACCACCGACCTCAGCGGACCGCTCGCCGACATCCCCGGTGAGCAGTCCACCACGACACGGCTGTACCCCACCGACGTCGCCGGACGGCTGCTCGCGCGGCTGCCCGGTCGAGACGACCTCTACACCCCGGTGATCCTCCACGGCGAGGACCCCGAGCGGCCGTCCTTCCTCCACATGGGGGCCCGGGCCCACGTGCGAGCGGACCCCGGGGCCTAG